The Anas platyrhynchos isolate ZD024472 breed Pekin duck chromosome 3, IASCAAS_PekinDuck_T2T, whole genome shotgun sequence genome includes a window with the following:
- the LOC106017837 gene encoding LOW QUALITY PROTEIN: heat shock transcription factor, Y-linked-like (The sequence of the model RefSeq protein was modified relative to this genomic sequence to represent the inferred CDS: inserted 1 base in 1 codon) yields MLVCDVTVMQHRHHGDIGETSTTLPRPRVGAAALHPPVGQDRAQWVEEMATDKNFCPTRKTISMEPSSMETSNVSVQNKSIDLAVSASPQICDKRAAHDAALGAIKEENMKSVHLNFSEESSGKANDLSPQSFLKKLWEIVGSNRFQSLWWGDNGNCIVIVEKLFKMELLTRRGPLQPFEIDSMKTFIRQLHLYGFCKMQWDLTRSSSCDEFLADKGAVSAFSKLLFYHNPYFKRDYPHLLRRCKRSXSVSKAEFSLELALKEGHLRRNSLKTWSGPASTTVSARMNPQAPSLFPQHHSHTLVGIQDAALGAFC; encoded by the exons ATGCTGGTCTGTGATGTCACTGTGATGCAGCATAGGCACCATGGTGACATTGGGGAAACTTCCACCACACTCCCTAGGCCACGGGTGGGTGCAGCTGCACTGCATCCCCCGGTTGGGCAGGACAGAGCCCAGTGGGTTGAGGAAATGGCTACGGACAAAAATTTCTGTCCAACtagaaaaacaatttcaatGGAGCCATCTTCAATGGAAACATCAAATGTTTCTGTTCAGAACAAGTCCATTGATTTGGCAGTCTCAGCATCTCCTCAAATATGTGATAAAAGAGCAGCTCACGATGCTGCCCTGGGAGctataaaagaagaaaacatgaaaagtgTACATCTTAATTTTTCTGAGGAAAGCTCTGGCAAAGCCAATGACTTGTCACCCCAATCCTTTCTGAAAAAACTCTGGGAAATTGTTGGAAGTAATCGGTTTCAGTCCCTTTGGTGGGGTGACAATGGGAACTGCATAGTGATTGTGGAAAAACTCTTCAAAATGGAATTGCTGACAAGGAGAGGACCTCTGCAACCTTTTGAAATTGATAGCATGAAAACTTTCATTCGCCAGCTTCATCTTTATGGATTCTGCAAAATGCAATGGGATTTGACAAGATCTTCCTCATGTGATGAATTTCTAGCTGATAAAGGAGCAGTCTCTGCTTTTAGCAAG TTACTCTTCTACCATAACCCCTATTTCAAGAGAGACTATCCCCATCTGTTAAGACGATGCAAGCGAA AAAGTGTGAGTAAAGCTGAATTTTCACTGGAACTGGCTTTGAAGGAAGGCCACTTGAGAAGAAACTCACTGAAGACATGGTCAGGCCCTGCCTCAACAACGGTCAGTGCAAGGATGAATCCTCAGGCCCCATCCCTTTTTCCACAACACCACAGCCACACCCTGGTTGGCATCCAGGATGCTGCCCTGGGAGCATTCTGCTGA